ttgtacTGAGTACGTAACTACtagtaataattaatttgagCAAACTTAAAAAATGTTTTGGTCACACACTatgtaataaaattaattagaaaattttaatgggaaataaaaccataaaaaaatatgataatttTTCTGGAAATTCTTATACCAACATAGTTGTCGACAAGAACTTTTGTCCTTAGCCGGGGCACAGACAAATCCGGGCCAACTTACAATAACATCTACTACATCCTTCTATAAGGCTCGAGATGCAAGGCTGACGATGTAGTAATGGCGTTTTGCCTCATCAATGTAACGTAATGCACTCATTTCTAACCATCTGATGGAGTTGTCACTGTTACGTTGGTAAGGAATTAAAactttggttttttttttatagaaaatgtgCTGACATAAGCCAGAAATTTCACGTTGGTTTGAGGGTAATTAGCATGTATATGTTGCAAATAGAGCCAACCATATTCTAGACTAAGCATTTCACTGCCCCTTCGTACATAGCGTGATGACATAGACTTACCATGATGGTCGTAGGCAGGAACCAACAATGATGATTCGATGCACTTGCTAGCATGCGAACCACAGCATTTAGGACCTACAGTATTATCAACACATATAAACAATCCTATTAGGGGTTACACTAATCAGTTAATCAATGGGAAAATCAAGGCAACGAACACACGCAGTAGGTATCAGGGACTCACGTCGTCAACAACTTCGCACTTAGGGGCAAGAGTCATGAGCGCTCCCCTGCTAGCTATGCAGTCACTGACGTCAATCAGAAGCTCACTATGGTTAACATAAACTTTCACATCAATCGGTTAGTATACCCAAGCATTAGATGACTAGCATTGAGGGTAGGGCACTAAGATCCCAATGGGGATAGGGCAGTAATATGCAACGGAATAATTCTGAGCTGATTGTCATTGGTTTTCATACCTCTCTTGAAGATCTTTGTCGAAGATATAAGTTGCAACGGCCAACTCCACACCTGACAAATTCATTTCGTTGTTTGGCGGGAAGACCAAGTTCATGGACTACAAATAACCAATGAAAATCACTCAGTTCAAGTGGATACGACACCTTGAGCGAACTAGGTAGTTAGAACTACTAATTTGATTACCCATATATACTTAATCACCTTAGGAATGCATTCGACTATCATGCTTAGTAGCCGGCCTAAGTTCACGACTCCTTCTTTTTCTGGGGCAGGTGCGTCGTGCCCTCGCCGTCCAGCTAGTCCCGATGTCTCCAACCCCCTATTGGATTTAGTGTGCCGCGCTGTCTTCTCCGGGTCGTCATCCGAGCTTAGATCCACCTAAAAATGGTGCAACGGGATTATGTCGTGACTACCagtgaagaaaataaaatagaatcaACTACAGTTCAAAGAAATACAAAAGGCGGCTGGGTACGCACCACTTCGGGGATATGCATAGATCGCAGCGCTTTCCGAGTTGGGAATAGTTTTTGGGTGGGCTTCTTGTTTCTTTTGGTGAAAAAGGGATGTGATCAACAATGAAGGTGGTGTCGATTACGGGAGTTGATGCCGGATCAGGCAGCCGTGTTTTTTTTCCATGACA
The genomic region above belongs to Arachis stenosperma cultivar V10309 chromosome 5, arast.V10309.gnm1.PFL2, whole genome shotgun sequence and contains:
- the LOC130982785 gene encoding uncharacterized protein LOC130982785 isoform X1, which codes for MHIPEVVDLSSDDDPEKTARHTKSNRGLETSGLAGRRGHDAPAPEKEGVVNLGRLLSMIVECIPKSMNLVFPPNNEMNLSGVELAVATYIFDKDLQESDCIASRGALMTLAPKCEVVDDVLNAVVRMLASASNHHCWFLPTTIMQVAVGGRKLTSANMTSIRNKYMLCKVDQTIRIRTWFPLLHMHQLHVQTCALHNLFGLAICTGVSANVVRPALVPDDHRRAAYKVDILRFTLRST
- the LOC130982785 gene encoding uncharacterized protein LOC130982785 isoform X2, which codes for MHIPEVVDLSSDDDPEKTARHTKSNRGLETSGLAGRRGHDAPAPEKEGVVNLGRLLSMIVECIPKSMNLVFPPNNEMNLSGVELAVATYIFDKDLQESDCIASRGALMTLAPKCEVVDDVLNAVVRMLASASNHHCWFLPTTIMQVAVGGRKLTSANMTSIRNKYMLCVSANVVRPALVPDDHRRAAYKVDILRFTLRST
- the LOC130982785 gene encoding uncharacterized protein LOC130982785 isoform X3; translation: MHIPEVVDLSSDDDPEKTARHTKSNRGLETSGLAGRRGHDAPAPEKEGVVNLGRLLSMIVECIPKSMNLVFPPNNEMNLSGVELAVATYIFDKDLQESDCIASRGALMTLAPKCEVVDDVLNAVVRMLASASNHHCWFLPTTIMQVAVGGRKLTSANMTSIRNKYMLCKVYQPMWCDQHWFLMIIDVPRIKLIYLDSL
- the LOC130982785 gene encoding uncharacterized protein LOC130982785 isoform X4 — its product is MHIPEVVDLSSDDDPEKTARHTKSNRGLETSGLAGRRGHDAPAPEKEGVVNLGRLLSMIVECIPKSMNLVFPPNNEMNLSGVELAVATYIFDKDLQESDCIASRGALMTLAPKCEVVDDVLNAVVRMLASASNHHCWFLPTTIMVYQPMWCDQHWFLMIIDVPRIKLIYLDSL